A part of Prionailurus viverrinus isolate Anna chromosome E1, UM_Priviv_1.0, whole genome shotgun sequence genomic DNA contains:
- the ALOX12 gene encoding polyunsaturated fatty acid lipoxygenase ALOX12 isoform X8, with product MGRYRIGVATGAWLFSGSHNRVQLWLVGARGEARLELRLRPARGQEEEFERDVPKDLGPLQFVKLRKHHSLVDDAWFCDCITVRGPGACEEATFFPCYRWVQGQDVLSLPEGTARLAGDNALDVFQKHREKELKERRRLYCWATWKEGLPRTIAAERQDDLPPNSRFHEEKRLDFEWALKAGALETVLKRVYTLLSSWSRLEDFDQIFWGQKSDLAERVHHCWRDDELFGYQFLNGANPMVLRRSASLPSRLVLPSGTEALGAQLERELQSGSLFEADFSLLDGIPANVIRGEKQYLAAPLVMLQMRPEGKLLPVVIQIQPPSPSCPAPPLFLPSDPPLAWLLAKIWVRNSDFQLHQLQYHLLNTHLVAEVIAVATMRCLPGLHPVFKLLIPHIRYTLEINTRARSQLISEGGIFDKAVSTGGGGHVHLLRRAMAQLTYSSLCPPDDLAARGLLGIPSALYAHDALRLWEIIARYVQGIVRLFYHRDDVVRGDPELQAWCREITEVGLCQAQDRARGPEKTRTTAREGRARVPLGLPCSPRGYFPTCDTNGVSLPPSSPRVSSVISLRCASSLALPSTGPSTRARYDSRQPGSPKLDWYAWVPNAPCTMRMPPPTTKEDVKMATVMGSLPDIRQACLQMTITWHLGRRQPDMVPLGHHKEKYFSSPKAKAVLSQFQTDLENLEREITARNAQVDLPYDYLRPSRIENSVTI from the exons ATGGGCCGCTACCGCATCGGCGTGGCCACCGGCGCCTGGCTCTTCTCCGGGTCGCACAACCGCGTGCAGCTGTGGCTGGTCGGGGCGCGCGGGGAGGCGCGGCTGGAGCTGCGGCTGCGGCCGGCGCGGGGCCAG GAGGAGGAGTTCGAGCGCGACGTCCCCAAGGACCTGGGGCCCCTGCAGTTCGTGAAGCTGCGCAAACACCACTCGCTGGTGGACGACGCTTGGTTCTGCGACTGCATCACCGTGCGCGGCCCCGGAGCCTGCGAGGAGGCCACCTTCTTTCCCTGCTACCGCTGGGTGCAAGGCCAGGACGTGCTGAGCCTGCCCGAGGGCACCG CGCGCCTGGCAGGAGACAATGCCTTGGACGTGTTCCAGAAGCATCGGGAGAAAGAGCTGAAGGAGAGACGAAGACTGTACTG CTGGGCCACCTGGAAGGAAGGGTTACCCCGGACGATAGCGGCAGAACGCCAGGACGACCTGCCTCCAAACTCGAGGTTCCATGAGGAAAAGAGGCTGGACTTCGAGTGGGCGCTGAAGGCAGG GGCTCTGGAGACGGTCCTCAAGCGCGTTTACACCCTCCTGAGCTCCTGGAGCCGCCTGGAGGATTTTGACCAGATCTTCTGGGGCCAGAAGAGCGACCTGGCTG AGAGAGTTCACCACTGCTGGCGGGACGATGAACTTTTCGGCTACCAGTTCCTCAACGGCGCCAACCCCATGGTGCTGAGACGCTCCgcctccctgccctcccggcTGGTGCTGCCCTCGGGGACCGAGGCGCTGGGGGCCCAGCTGGAGAGAGAACTCCAG AGCGGTTCCCTGTTTGAGGCTGACTTCAGCCTGCTGGACGGAATCCCGGCCAACGTGATCCGAGGAGAGAAGCAGTACCTGGCCGCCCCCCTCGTCATGCTCCAGATGCGGCCCGAGGGGAAGCTGCTGCCCGTGGTCATCCAG atccagccccccagccccagctgccccGCGCCCCCGCTGTTCCTGCCCTCGGATCCCCCGCTCGCCTGGCTCCTGGCAAAGATCTGGGTCCGCAATTCCGATTTCCAGCTGCACCAGCTCCAGTATCATCTGCTCAACACTCACCTGGTGGCCGAGGTCATCGCCGTGGCCACCATGAGGTGCCTCCCAGGGCTGCACCCCGTCTTCAAG ctcctgaTCCCGCACATCCGCTATACCTTGGAAATCAACACCCGGGCCAGATCCCAGCTCATCTCGGAAGGAGGAATATTTGATAAG GCGGTGAGCACTGGCGGAGGGGGCCACGTGCACTTGCTCCGTCGGGCCATGGCCCAGCTGACCTACAGCTCCCTCTGTCCTCCTGACGACCTGGCTGCGCGGGGCCTGCTGGGAATCCCAAGTGCCCTCTACGCCCACGACGCCCTACGGCTCTGGGAGATCATTGCCCG GTACGTGCAGGGCATCGTCCGCCTTTTCTACCACAGGGACGACGTCGTGAGAGGGGACCCTGAGCTGCAGGCCTGGTGCCGGGAGATCACCGAGGTGGGGCTGTGCCAGGCCCAGGACCGAG CACGGGGGCCCGAGAAGACCAGGaccacagccagggagggacgTGCCCGGGTCCCGCTGGGGCTCCCGTGCTCCCCTCGTGGTTATTTTCCTACATGCGACACAAACGGG gtttccctgcctccttccagtCCCAGAGTCAGCTCTGTCATTTCCTTACGATGTGCGTCTTCACTTGCACTGCCCAGCACGGGGCCATCAACCAGGGCCAGGTATGACAGCCGGCAGCCCGGGTCCCCGAAG CTGGACTGGTACGCCTGGGTCCCTAACGCCCCGTGCACCATGCGGATGCCCCCACCCACGACCAAGGAAGACGTGAAAATGGCCACAGTGATGGGCTCACTACCTGACATCCGACAGGCCTGTCTTCAAATGACCATCACGTGGCACCTGGGTCGCCGCCAGCCAGACATG GTACCTCTGGGGCACCACAAAGAAAAGTATTTCTCAAGCCCCAAGGCCAAGGCTGTACTAAGCCAATTCCAAACAGATCTGGAAAACTTAGAAAGAGAGATCACAGCCCGGAATGCACAAGTGGACCTGCCCTACGACTACCTGAGGCCCAGCCGCATAGAGAACAGTGTTACCATCTGA